In the genome of Kitasatospora cathayae, one region contains:
- a CDS encoding TrmH family RNA methyltransferase encodes MKQLRGTELKRLHRSWRRSNEFRLAMILENLQSPFNVGSVVRTGAAMGAEKLYLTGDTPSVRSTGAQKAAMGTDKYLKVEHFPTVAEAVAAAKADGFKVVGLELADEAVPMFAAELTPAVAFVLGHEDRGITPEALALCDQVVFVPQLGRVGSLNVSAAATVACYEARRQGFALSGTPDGSDAGGDFGDED; translated from the coding sequence GTGAAGCAGCTGCGCGGGACCGAACTGAAGCGACTGCACCGCTCGTGGCGGCGCAGCAACGAGTTCCGGCTCGCGATGATCCTGGAGAACCTGCAGTCGCCGTTCAACGTCGGCTCGGTGGTCCGGACCGGGGCGGCGATGGGCGCCGAGAAGCTGTACCTGACCGGGGACACCCCGTCGGTGCGCTCGACCGGTGCGCAGAAGGCCGCGATGGGCACGGACAAGTACCTGAAGGTGGAGCACTTCCCGACCGTCGCCGAGGCGGTCGCGGCCGCGAAGGCGGACGGCTTCAAGGTGGTCGGGCTGGAGCTGGCGGACGAGGCGGTGCCGATGTTCGCCGCCGAGCTGACCCCGGCGGTGGCCTTCGTGCTCGGGCACGAGGACCGCGGGATCACGCCCGAGGCGCTGGCGCTCTGCGACCAGGTGGTGTTCGTGCCGCAGCTGGGCCGGGTCGGCTCGCTGAACGTCTCGGCGGCCGCCACGGTGGCCTGCTACGAGGCGCGCCGCCAGGGGTTCGCGCTCAGCGGCACCCCGGACGGGAGCGACGCCGGCGGCGACTTCGGCGACGAGGACTGA
- a CDS encoding class I SAM-dependent methyltransferase, which translates to MSGSHYFSSAPEVASERRPITVSLPDLTLELTTDTGVFSHGRLDQGTRILLEHAPQPRVRGPILDIGCGYGPIALTWATRRKRLPVWAVDVNERALELVRLNAEALRLGNVQAALPEDVPEDLRFATIYSNPPIRIGKSELRRLLTHWLGRLTPDGSAFLVVQKHLGSDSLQKWLNDQGYPTSRVTSVNGFRILEARPRPDAGEGSESGRGTTS; encoded by the coding sequence ATGTCCGGCTCGCACTACTTCTCCAGTGCACCCGAGGTCGCCAGCGAGCGCCGGCCGATCACGGTCTCGCTGCCGGACCTGACCCTCGAACTGACCACCGACACCGGGGTGTTCTCGCACGGTCGGCTCGACCAGGGCACCCGGATCCTGCTGGAGCACGCCCCGCAGCCGCGGGTGCGCGGGCCGATCCTGGACATCGGCTGCGGCTACGGCCCGATCGCGCTGACCTGGGCGACCCGGCGCAAGCGGCTGCCGGTCTGGGCGGTGGACGTCAACGAGCGCGCGCTGGAGCTGGTCCGGCTGAACGCCGAGGCGCTGCGGCTTGGCAACGTCCAGGCCGCGCTGCCGGAGGACGTCCCCGAGGACCTCCGGTTCGCCACCATCTACTCCAATCCGCCGATCCGGATCGGCAAGTCCGAGCTGCGCAGGCTGCTGACGCACTGGCTCGGCCGACTGACCCCGGACGGTTCGGCGTTCCTCGTGGTGCAGAAGCACCTGGGCTCGGACTCGCTGCAGAAGTGGCTCAACGACCAGGGCTACCCGACGTCCCGGGTCACGTCGGTCAACGGGTTCCGGATTCTGGAAGCACGGCCCCGCCCGGATGCGGGCGAGGGCTCGGAGAGTGGACGGGGAACGACGTCGTGA
- a CDS encoding carboxymuconolactone decarboxylase family protein: MTTNEITSAPARLDYARTVPKVFRAMIALDAAAREGLDPALVELVQMRTSQLNNCAYCLDMHAKDARKAGETDERIYLLPVWHEAPAGVYSERERAALALAEEIVRIGAGVSDAVYARAADHFAEAELAQLISVCFTINAWNRINITTRKTPGTL, encoded by the coding sequence ATGACGACGAACGAGATCACCTCCGCCCCCGCCCGCCTCGACTACGCCCGCACCGTCCCCAAGGTGTTCCGCGCGATGATCGCCCTGGACGCGGCCGCCCGCGAGGGCCTCGACCCGGCGCTGGTCGAGCTGGTGCAGATGCGCACCTCGCAGCTGAACAACTGCGCGTACTGCCTGGACATGCACGCCAAGGACGCCCGCAAGGCCGGCGAGACCGACGAGCGGATCTACCTGCTGCCGGTCTGGCACGAGGCCCCGGCCGGGGTGTACAGCGAGCGCGAGCGGGCCGCGCTCGCGCTGGCCGAGGAGATCGTGCGGATCGGCGCCGGGGTCTCGGACGCGGTGTACGCCCGGGCCGCCGATCACTTCGCCGAGGCGGAGCTGGCACAGCTGATCTCGGTGTGCTTCACCATCAACGCCTGGAACCGGATCAACATCACCACCCGCAAGACCCCGGGCACGCTGTAA